One window of the Oncorhynchus clarkii lewisi isolate Uvic-CL-2024 chromosome 19, UVic_Ocla_1.0, whole genome shotgun sequence genome contains the following:
- the LOC139374603 gene encoding NACHT, LRR and PYD domains-containing protein 1 homolog: MFRHRTPKGSYECTVSGLRWLCERDVILKYHLRNWEPYSQLLKDMRYTQGGPLLDITMELGELEEVHLPHFVCLGTKPSLRNEMKILHVEEHGVSLEEVHEVTRFHAKILHPKSSSVSVVLNKIACWNVDVHCDVILYLAVKRSTVISRLYLLLRNSSQKEAVQDREKNQLSQGYSEFLLSSPNGSLKLNNWFALKNPLSTSINPEKIQLLPADTTPSCCKMIMGNTGVDIEMELIGDDEKTAWRDMLQADQYITDTHSTSAVLGAGRPAESSLTGSAEQQLRSVRTEFVKRVSRPVLDGLLERLLQHTVINQEEMESVKVIAERAEKARDIIDMVLRKGTDSCSRMINLLGELDQCLCSQLQINVRVPT; this comes from the exons ATGTTCAG ACACAGGACACCCAAAGGGAGTTATGAGTGCACAGTGTCTGGGCTCCGCtggctgtgtgagagagatgtcATTCTGAAGTATCACCTCAGGAACTGGGAACCCTACAGTCAACTTCTGAAAGACATGCGGTACACACAAGGTGGTCCATTGCTGGACATCACCATGGAGTTAGGTGAACTGGAGGAAGTTCATCTGCCACACTTTGTCTGTTTAG GGACCAAACCTTCCCTGAGGAATGAGATGAAGATTCTTCATGTAGAGGAACATGGAGTGTCTTTAGAGGAAGTGCATGAGGTCACCAGATTCCATGCTAAGATTCTCCATCCCAAGTCCTCATCGGTCTCTGTTGTACTGAACAAAATCGCCTGTTGGAACGTAGATGTCCACTGTGACGTGATCCTCTATTTGGCAGTAAAAAGGTCAACAGTAATTTCAAGGCTGTACCTGCTCCTCAGAAACTCCAGTCAGAAAGAG GCTGTTCAGGACCGGGAGAAAAATCAGCTGTCCCAAGGATATTCTGAATTTCTCCTGTCAAGTCCAAACGGGTCCTTAAAGCTGAACAATTGGTTTGCACTCAAGAatcccctctccacctccatcaATCCAGAG AAGATTCAGCTGTTACCTGCAGACACCACACCAAGCTGTTGTAAGATGATAATGGGAAACACAGGGGTGGACATTGAGATGGAGTTAATCGGGGATGATGAGAAGACAGCGTGGAGAGATATGCTACAAGCAG ATCAATACATCACTGACACCCATTCAACTA GTGCTGTGTTGGGGGCAGGGCGTCCGGCTGAGAGCAGTCTGACTGGTTCTGCAGAGCAGCAGCTGCGTTCTGTACGGACGGAGTTTGTGAAACGAGTGTCAAGACCTGTCCTGGATGGTCTTCTGGAAAGACTCCTGCAACACACAGTCATCAACCAGGAGGAAATGGAGTCAGTGAAGGTGATCGCTGAGAGGGCAGAGAAGGCACGTGACATCATCGACATGGTGTTGAGAAAAGGAACTGATTCGTGTTCCAGGATGATCAACCTTCTTGGGGAGCTGGACCAATGTCTTTGTTCACAGCTTCAGATCAATGTtagggtaccaacctaa